The genomic DNA CCGGAAGCTTTATCTTTGTTTTCGCAGCATTAACAATTCGTCGCCATTTTATTCTGTGATCAAATGTAGGCTGTGAAATTCTCTTAACGTGCCACGAAATGGCGGATAAGCAGCTGATTGTGGCTGTTGAAGGCACGGCTGCCGTGGGCCCCTACTGGCAGACCATTGTTTCAGATTACCTTGAAAAGATTATCAGGTCCTTCTTCACTGACActgttcttttccttttggcAAATTTCGATTTCAGTTTTACGTGTAGATGAATGAATTCTTTTCACTTACAGTATTCAGTATGATCTTAAGAAGGTTCATAGCTTGGTTATTAGTaacaaaaaagtaatttttcaaCACTGTACAAGGTCCTTTATTATGAGCTGACTATTAAACCGGTCACTGTCATGTTTTTTGTTCAGATCTTTTTGCGCGAATGATGGGAAGGTATGCTTCTTTCCCGATTTCCATTATTGTCACTTGTATTTTGCAGCTGTAGTTGTTCTCTGCTTTTAGGCTTCTGTTGTCTATTTTGCAAATTATTTGTCTAAGTTTCTgttttatatgtttttcttGTCTACAGAAACCCCCTACGGTCAACTACGAGCTCTCCTTAGTTATGTTTACTACTCATGGATCTTACTGTGGTATGTACTCTTTTTCCCAATTATTAAGTGTCATTTCAATTGCTTAAAGTTGAAAATATGGAAAACTATTTGTGATTGAGTTCTATGGCTGCTACTCATACGGTAGAAACCACAGCTCGATAATAGGGGAGTTGTTATGGGAATTATTTCAATGTGTCTGCTTTCACCTTTTGAGTCGTAGATAAAATCAACTGCATTCATGCTGTTGCTGTGACTTTAGCGACTTCATGTTTGATCATTTATTTTGTTGATGAATTTCAATGTATAATCTAAACCACTCTtttctacattttttttttctgttttgggATAAGTGCATCCCTTTATTGAAACCTCAAACCATATACAAAGAGTTCAACAACCATTTACATAAGTTCCTGCAATGTAAAAGATACAGACCAAGGAAAAAATTTAGCCTTCAATGCAAATTTAGGCAAAGAGGATTTTCACTTGAGCGTAATATTGAACTGTTAAGCTAGTCGATGCTGGTGGTGTATTACCAGTGAGTTTGCAATTAGAAGGGGTATAACGTGTAGTCCTTCAGAGCTGTTCGTATTTTTTCCTGGATTTCCTTGTCATATGTTTTGAACGCCGTTTATGGAGACTTTTCTCCTCTTCCTTATGCAGATTCCTTAGTACAACGAACTGGCTGGACAAAAGACGTCGATATCTTCTTGCAGTGGCTTTTGGCGATGCCATTCAGTGGCGGTGGTTTCAATGATGCTGCTATTGCTGAGGGTCTTGCAGAAGCTTTGATGGTATTTTCAGCTTCTATTTATAGTTATAAAACCAGCATTCCAAGTACTATCCTGATTTGGTTGATTTTGTCTATGCCTGAGCTCGTATTGAATTATAGCTATTGTGATGGCCACTGCTTAAGTTCTTTAACCTTTATCTTGGTTACTTTGGCTTATATTAAAGTGATCACTATGTGTCTTTAACCAATCATAATGATATATCTGGCTGGTGCTCTGCGGAAAATGTAACTTGTGCGATAGCACCTCAACTAATGCTTGGCTACTGCAGATAATGTAGGAAAAATTAGCtgaaaattattgattattttGCCTTTGCATGTACTTTGGTGCTCATGATTCCTGGTACGAAGGAATCAATAAACTGGGTGCATGTAGCGAATCTTACACTCTCTTCCAATGTTGCAAGGCTTAGTAATTCTtcgttattttattttattttatttttttgtagttGTCGCACTTGTTATTTACTTTTGCCTGGATAGGTGCAttttgaggaaaaaagaaaagaactgttaatgaatattataaatgaaatttcttcTGATACTGTAACAAACATAAATCCTAATCAGAGTGGAAGGAGTCGGCCGCGGCTAGATCTACTACATCTCTTTGGCAGTGGGCTTTAGTCTTAGAATGTCATTTATCTTCTTTAGGCTAATGATAATTATGAATCTATTCTGAGTAGGGAAATTCTTTTCTGACACAACTTTTGGACCTCTTGACATGTGGACAAGGAAAATTTTCTCTAGTTCTTACTTTCACTGGAGCTGCCGAATGCTTTCTCCggcattttaattaaacttaaatAGGTGGCGATTTGTAGTCTGTATAACCGTTTCTCATGTGATGAACAAATTTTTACTTGGATATGTTTTAGTATAATTTTAGATATCCACTAAATATGTGATTCTTAGTGTGAACTTTAAACAAAATCAGTCATAGAAGCTAAGCCTTTGAACAATACTAAATTGTTAAGGATAATTACATGATATTGTATTTGATGGGAGCTTTGAACAAAAGTATGATGGGAAGTAGGTTTCATTCTTTAGTGCTGAtatctttttctcttaaaaattcttttaagcAGCTGGTTCATATTGAAGCAAactctataacttgaataataagAAGAGCAAGTTGAATGGTTTCCTTCGCTAATGAATAATTGTGATGTGCCAATCAGATGTTCCGTATTGTCCCAAATGGAAGCCAGACACAGCAAACTTTGGATGGGAAAGGGCATTGCATTCTTGTTGCTGCTAGTAATCCTTATCCTTTACCAACACCAATTTATCGACCAAAAGtgcaaaaattggaaaatgacAATACTGAAGCCCAAGCAGAAAGTTGTCTATCTGATGCTGAGACAGTTGCTAAATTTTTTCCCCAGGTAGCCTCTACGACTAGTGCTGATgaatttttcctttaaaagaTACTGACAGAAGTTTATATAATGCAGCACTGATTAACTTGAACCATGTTGCAGGGCTTTGTTTCTTTATCAGTTATTTGTCCAAAGCAGCTTTCAAAACTTAGGGCAATCTACAATGCTGTAAGTATAACTGGGGTACTTTATCTTGGATTTGTTATCTTAGTTGTTCTTGGTAGTGGACTTTTTTCTGCATCTCAATTATTCTCAGAATAATATATTTAGGGCTCCTGTTGTAATTACTTTGAAGTTTTATATTCTTAGGATAGTTGAGATGGCGTATGCCGTTTCAGCAAAGGAGTCAGATAAGAAAGCTTGCTAGTATAGATACATCATATCCTCCACTAACGCTTGGGCATGCTGCTGATGAGTTATTTCGCTTAACAGGGAAAGCGCAATCCCCAAGCACCAGATCCTCCAGTAGATAACACCAAAAATCCTCAGTTTCTTGTTATGATATCAGAGAACTTTATGGAGGCTCGTGCAGCTTTAAGCCGTGCTGGAATTTCAGCTTTATCTTCAAATCAGGGTCCTATGAAAGTGGACATGGCTCCGATCACTTCAGTGACTGCGCAGCCTCCAGCATCAATTCGATCAGGTTCTTTTTATGTGTAAAGCTGCCCattcgttttcttttcttttttcctttgagATTTTAGACTGGATTAATTTTGATTCTTCAGTCTTCACTATCATATCATCTGAGTTTACTTGATGTGCTGCTGCTTGACCTCCCCATACTGCCACATAAATTGTTCTAGGTAATTTTGTGGGGATAAAAGAATAATAGATGCATGTGAATCATTCTCTTCGTGAGTCAACAATAAAAATTCTGACCATAAATATCATGCTCTCAATGACCAAAAATGTGCTCTGTTTACTGAACCCCCCACCCTGGCCAAccaaaacaataaaaagaatgagaaaagaaataaaagctGTGTGCGGGATGAAGTTGCTATGTAACTGGGCTTTGGGTATAGTCTTGCCTATACATCTATCTGTTTGCGACTGCAAACTAACTGGAGCTCTTACAGCTATTGATACAGCAGTTTGGAATATCAATAATAACCTTATTAAATGGGGACTGACTGCTTGTCTCAATTTCCTTATCTTTGTCCTTAAATTAGCAGCAAATGGATCTATGCTGAACCGGCAACCTGTTTCTGTTGGAAATGGTCCTACAGCTACAGTGAAAGTGGTAAGACTTCTTTGTGTATGTTAGAGATATGCCGATTTATATAGTGTCAATGATGGAGTTATAATGAGTACGCTGTTCAGGAGCCCGCAACTGTGACTTCTATGGTAGCAACTGCACCTAGTTTTCCTCAAATTCCTCGCCCTGCTTCTCAAGGAGGTGCACCAACCTTGCAAACTTCATCACCCCCTTCTGTTGTTTCTCAAGACACAACTGCCAGTGGTGATGGCATACAAGATCTGAAGCCAGCTGTAAGTGGAGGAATGTCACAGCAACCGCTTAGGCCTGGGGGTCCTGCTAACTCAAACATTCTGAACAACCTTTCTCAAGTACGGCAAGTTGTGAACTCTGCAACCCTAAGTGTTGGGACCTCAATTGGCCTACCAACAATGAACCAAACTCCCATGGCCATGCACATGTCAAACATGATATCATCTAGCGTGATCCAATCTTCTGTCCCTCCAGCTGCAACTGCTCAGAATGTGTATTCATCTCAAGGCATTCCATCATCTATAAGTGGTTCATTCTCCACTACCCCTTCTAACATCTCTGCCAATTCAAGCATTGGAGTGCCCCAACAACCTACGGCAAATCTTCAAGGCATGGGTCAAGCTGTGCAGGGTATCGGCCAGGGGAACCTGACTGGAGGATCTCAGATTGTTCCTAGTGGAATGGGGATGAATCAGAATATTATGAATCAAGGCCTTGGTGCAGCGAATGCCTCTTCTGGGACTGGGGCTGGAACTGGGACCGGGACCGGGACTATGATCCCTACTCCTGGAATGGGTCCGCCAGGGATGCAGTCACTTGGTGCAGGGAACAATCCTAATCCTGGATCTAATATGCAATTGTCCCAGCCGTCATCTAGTGCTTTGCAAACAGCACAGTCTAAATATGTCAAAGTCTGGGAGGTATGAAGTTATTTCTAGAATATCTGCATTAGTATTAGTTTGGATGCTTCCAATTGAGATGATGGTGACTTTTTCTGTCATTGCCATTCTTTTTCAGAATGATATTGGTTGTTTTATCTTGAAATGGTTTCTCATGTTGAGCATGATGATCTTGTCTTTCGTCTTTCAAAGGTTAAATTTTCCtggtatatataaatatatattaattcggACCCCTGCAGGGAGACTGCATGATTTGTTTTCAATGAGAGAATgagagacttccatatagactTCTTGATCAATCCCCAAACTTGTGGTTACCCAATTCTTTAATTTGCAATGTCCCCTTGGGAAGTTGTACAGTGCAATTACTTTAAAGTGGTTGCATTATACAATCAAAGTAAATTATCTTAATTGGTGGTCAATTACTAACAAAGAAAGTAAAGTACACAAATTTCGAAGTATATTACATAGATTTTGGAGAAAGCtgcaaaaattttgaaacaatgGACACAGGTTTCAATGAGATTTACTAAACTTGTTAGTAAAACACTTTAGTTTTTacttaaaactttttgtagTTTACTTGATCGTATGGTTTTTAAGTACTTGATCACAATGCGTGGGCACAATTGGCCAGTATGTTTTGAAGGCTTCTGTTGATATAAATGACCTTTTCTATTTGTGCATGAACCTGCTTTTTATGTACGTTGTCTAGAAAGGAGTAAATATTAGGCAAGTGTTAAAGGTTTCAAATGATATGCTAGCATGCTGCCGAAGAATCTATTGCATCTTTGGAAAATCAATtgattcaattttcatttccatGTTAATTTGGTTTTAAATACTCTCTCTGGTCCTGGTAATAAGTTTTAGTTGCTACCTTTTCCCTTAAAAGTATGAGGAATAAATTTGCTTTCATTTGTCAAAGTTAGAGGAGCCAGATAAGGAATGAGTGTCCTCTTGAATCATTTTAgctataattttctttcttagtTTGTTGCTCCAAATTTTGAAAGGTTCCCTGAGGTGCGTCAAATTCATTCCACTATAAATGCTTGTGAAATGGTTTGGAGGGTTTTCTCACCTCATGAACACAGAAGCGTTCTTTCATTAAGCTTCGATCCATGAgatgaattgaaattaataagatTTCCTAATTTAGAAGGAAAATTGAACTGTATAGACAGCGTCTGCTAGATTTGATGCTATGAGCTTTGTGGTTTGCAAGGAAAAAGTTGTAACTGTGATggttttatgtatatatatgctgaCTATTCTTTAACTTGCATGCAGGGAAATTTATCTGGGCAGAGACAAGGGCAGCCAGTCTTTATCACCAGACTAGAAGTATAATTTTCAATcatagtgatttttttttcctaattagaCATGAGGCCCTTGCGCTTTTCCCTCATCGGAAGAATCGTTGCTTGTATTTCTTTTATCTACTCCTGTTCTCTTGCTCTGATGAACTTTTATTACTGTGCGGGCTGTCTCTTCTGCTAATTCTGTACATGAACTTGaacattttgttttgttttgtttttatttttttggtctaTGCCAGGGTTACAGAAGTGCATCGGCATCAGAGACGTGAGTTctgaaatttattttacttctCATTCAGTTATGGGAAAACTTAGCTGCAGCTGATAATGCATATTCGTTGTTTGTCAATTGCATCTATTATTTGGTAacaaactattttttttttcttttcttttttcaggcTTGCAGATAACTGGCCTCAAACTATGCAAATAGTTCGTTTGATATCTCAGGACCACATGAACAACAAGTTAGCTCAGtttattctaaaataatatttctggGTTTTAGAGGTTCTGCCATCAGCTTGGTGATACTTTTACATTTCTCATTCTCTTTATATTCTTCCATTTTTATGACAGGCAATACGTAGGGAAGGCTGATTTCCTTGTTTTTCGGGCCATGAACCAGCATGGTTTTCTTGGACAGCTG from Punica granatum isolate Tunisia-2019 chromosome 2, ASM765513v2, whole genome shotgun sequence includes the following:
- the LOC116196314 gene encoding mediator of RNA polymerase II transcription subunit 25-like isoform X2, producing the protein MADKQLIVAVEGTAAVGPYWQTIVSDYLEKIIRSFCANDGKKPPTVNYELSLVMFTTHGSYCDSLVQRTGWTKDVDIFLQWLLAMPFSGGGFNDAAIAEGLAEALMMFRIVPNGSQTQQTLDGKGHCILVAASNPYPLPTPIYRPKVQKLENDNTEAQAESCLSDAETVAKFFPQGFVSLSVICPKQLSKLRAIYNAGKRNPQAPDPPVDNTKNPQFLVMISENFMEARAALSRAGISALSSNQGPMKVDMAPITSVTAQPPASIRSANGSMLNRQPVSVGNGPTATVKVEPATVTSMVATAPSFPQIPRPASQGGAPTLQTSSPPSVVSQDTTASGDGIQDLKPAVSGGMSQQPLRPGGPANSNILNNLSQVRQVVNSATLSVGTSIGLPTMNQTPMAMHMSNMISSSVIQSSVPPAATAQNVYSSQGIPSSISGSFSTTPSNISANSSIGVPQQPTANLQGMGQAVQGIGQGNLTGGSQIVPSGMGMNQNIMNQGLGAANASSGTGAGTGTGTGTMIPTPGMGPPGMQSLGAGNNPNPGSNMQLSQPSSSALQTAQSKYVKVWEGNLSGQRQGQPVFITRLEGYRSASASETLADNWPQTMQIVRLISQDHMNNKQYVGKADFLVFRAMNQHGFLGQLQEKKLCAVIQLPSQTLLLSVSDKACRLIGMLFPGDMVVFKPQIPSQQQQQLQQQQQMLAQQHPQLQQQQQLPQLQQQQQLPQLQQQQQLPQLQQQQIPQLQQQQQIPQLQQQQQISQLQQQQHQQQQQQHQQQQQQQQQQQQQQHQQQQLQQQQQQQQQQQQQQLSQIQQQLQQQQLPQQQQVQQLPQQQQLQQLQQQRPQQQQQQQLVGTGMGQGYVQGPGRSQLVSQGQISSQGPPTMPGGGFLG
- the LOC116196314 gene encoding mediator of RNA polymerase II transcription subunit 25-like isoform X1; translation: MADKQLIVAVEGTAAVGPYWQTIVSDYLEKIIRSFCANDGKKPPTVNYELSLVMFTTHGSYCDSLVQRTGWTKDVDIFLQWLLAMPFSGGGFNDAAIAEGLAEALMMFRIVPNGSQTQQTLDGKGHCILVAASNPYPLPTPIYRPKVQKLENDNTEAQAESCLSDAETVAKFFPQGFVSLSVICPKQLSKLRAIYNAGKRNPQAPDPPVDNTKNPQFLVMISENFMEARAALSRAGISALSSNQGPMKVDMAPITSVTAQPPASIRSAANGSMLNRQPVSVGNGPTATVKVEPATVTSMVATAPSFPQIPRPASQGGAPTLQTSSPPSVVSQDTTASGDGIQDLKPAVSGGMSQQPLRPGGPANSNILNNLSQVRQVVNSATLSVGTSIGLPTMNQTPMAMHMSNMISSSVIQSSVPPAATAQNVYSSQGIPSSISGSFSTTPSNISANSSIGVPQQPTANLQGMGQAVQGIGQGNLTGGSQIVPSGMGMNQNIMNQGLGAANASSGTGAGTGTGTGTMIPTPGMGPPGMQSLGAGNNPNPGSNMQLSQPSSSALQTAQSKYVKVWEGNLSGQRQGQPVFITRLEGYRSASASETLADNWPQTMQIVRLISQDHMNNKQYVGKADFLVFRAMNQHGFLGQLQEKKLCAVIQLPSQTLLLSVSDKACRLIGMLFPGDMVVFKPQIPSQQQQQLQQQQQMLAQQHPQLQQQQQLPQLQQQQQLPQLQQQQQLPQLQQQQIPQLQQQQQIPQLQQQQQISQLQQQQHQQQQQQHQQQQQQQQQQQQQQHQQQQLQQQQQQQQQQQQQQLSQIQQQLQQQQLPQQQQVQQLPQQQQLQQLQQQRPQQQQQQQLVGTGMGQGYVQGPGRSQLVSQGQISSQGPPTMPGGGFLG